From the genome of Solanum lycopersicum chromosome 7, SLM_r2.1:
GACTTGATCTCGCTTATGGTGTACAACTTCTCAGTCAATATATGCAAGACCCTAGAGAACCTCATCTACATGCTGCTTTTCACATGTTAAGATACCTCAAGAAAGATCCTACTCTAGGTGTTTTCATGTCGTCTGCTGCAAATTTTGAAGTGCAAGCATATTGTGATTCTGATTGGGCTGCCTGTCCTGATTCAAGGAAATCCGTTAGTGGTTATATTGTATTGTTGGGAGATTGTCCTATTAGTTGGAAGTCCAAGAAACAAGAAACAATATCACTCTCTTCAGCTGAAGCAGAGTACAGATCCTTGAGAAAGGTAGTAGGTGAATTAACTTGGCTGCAGAGATTGTTTGAGGAGCTGAATATATATCAGGCTGCACCATTTCCTGTGTTTTGTGATAGTCAGGCAGCCATACACATTGCTAGAAATCCTGTTTTCCATGAACGTACGAAGCATATAGAAGTGGATTGTCATTTTGTGAGATCGAAGCTACAAGAAGGGCTTTTTACACTGCATCATGTTGATACTGCTGATCAGTTGGCAGATGTTCTTACCAAAGCACTAACTGGGATTAAACACTCTACACTTTTGGACAAATTGTCTTCGATCACCTCTGCTCCAATTTGAGGGGGGTATTGAGGTTAAATTAGTAATTACACTAAGCTGTTAATGTAGTTAGTTAGCTGTTAGTGTAGTTAATTAGTggttcaattaattagttagttagatTCAGAAAGTTAGTTACAAAGTTTGTTGTGTTTGTTATATAAACACTGTACTGCTTTCAGTTTTTCTTAATTCAATGAAAATCGATTCACATTTTCAATGCTTCTTCTCTAAACCCCTCTTCTCTAACCAAGCTCTCATCAATAGAGGTTTCATCTTTCTTCAACTTTAACACTATTAGAAAAAAGTACTAGCGCACATGAATATGTGTACTATGTTTATTTTTGTGAACACTTTATTCTAGTATTACTTATCCAAAATAGTTATACATCACTATGGTATAAATGGTAGCATAAGTTATCTCAAACATGACAATTAAACAAGATACAAAACACTTATTCCATCACTATTATCTTTATTACATATctatttatctttattccttGCACTCAATGAATAATGTGCCCTATAAAGTTAACAATTTGAGTTATCActcaaaaatatcatttgatGAAAGTACAAATTGTGGTGTGTTTTGTGTTGTCATTCATAAATATACTGACAAGTAATATATAATGTACATAGTTTGGGTAAGTAGTAATCAATAAAATTGAGTTACTATATCATATTGAAGACAATTTGTTGAAGGcaaaattattgttttgttcACGCTGAAAGACATGTTCAAAGCGATGAGTAGAACATCTTCTGAAAGAGTACCCAAAATAGGATTTTACTAAAACTTCAATGTCGAGTAGTAGTCAATTAGTCATTTAGATTGATcagtgttttttatttttttaagaagatTCTTATGTTAGTGATGATAAGAACACAAATCATACTATTTATTCAAGTGATTTATCATTATGTTTGATTTAAATGAATATAAGTTGTATATTCTAATAGAGcgtaatgaaaattttagtaaaaaaatttaaagctcCAATTCCAACAAGGTTCTCTATAATTATATCTTGAACCAATGAAGAATCTTGAAAGTTGATGGCAAATAGAATTAGGAAAGTGAACAACCAAATCCTGGCAAGACACGGTAGATTTTACATGCTCAAGTTAACCAAGGAACTACATAAAAAGTGtaattacaacaaaagaaacattactccctccgtccggcattgtttgtcatgatttctatttttagtgttaaattataaaaactttaactaatattttaatatgtattctttcatcatattaatatgcaaaaaaattgcaatttatagtacttttcatatagttttagaatatctgtttttttttgtttaaaatattgaattaatgtgatctaatttaactttgaaaattagtaaaattaacttttgaaaaacgCAATATGACAAACAATTCCGAACAGAAGAAGTACATAAAATCtaataaacctaaaaaaactaGGCAATACTTGCAAAATATAAATAGCAACAAGAGACCACAAATTAGTCTCAAATGGTCGAttgttttcttgttttctttcgATTTTCCTCTTAAAACATTTCTCTCGTGTAGAGTATTCCTTTGCAAGGACATTAGTAGATTTCtattttcttcaacttcattcATATTAGACTGCATAACATACCTCACATTGTTGTGTGAAGTAGTTGTATTTTCGTCAATTCCAGATCTTTTCTTTGTTcgaaaatcatattttcaacGAAAATAATTGCATTCACTATTTgcccaaataaaattaaaatatgtagtCTGCTTTTTGTTGCTCTagctcaaagaaaagtaaaacaaaatcttacTTACAACACCTTACAAAATTACAACCCTAAAATCTATTTTAATCCAGATTCGCAAGGATCCTTGATGTCTTGACTCTTGATCCTACGGTACTCTACGCACAAACAAATATCaagttttatataaaaaaaaaaagttggcatTCCGAACTCTTGTGACATGACCAATTTCAACAAATTTAGAAGGGAGAGAGAGTTTGAAGATGGAGGAGATGAACTAGGGCATAAATAGTTGATGCCCATTTTAATGATTCATATAGAGTAGTAAGATCATATCGATAGACGTCTTAGCCTTTAACGATCGTTAGCGGGGACAAAAAAAATCAGGGGATTTTTTTCATCTATCCTAACCTTATTAGACAAAGTTACTTGTTACATGTTGCTGGTGAAAGATGACATGTATCTTGTAGAATTAATCGAGGTGTGCAAAAACtagtcaaataaaaaaagtctATGAACTTCCATAGTACGCTAATTTAGTATAATATTACCCCATTAGATATTTTAGAAACTCACCCCAGATTCATATTAAGTTATGATGTATATGTGTCCGCTGtgtaatatatttcttttaatgtataaaaattaGAGCCGTCAAAAAGGGTTGGCCTAGTCCCACCTAGCGGAAGCCTTATGGGCTACGGAATTTGCTAAGTTAGGGCTAGCCGACCCTTCATCTGGAAAGGCCTGAAAATGTCTCAACCCAACCCTAAAAGGACCGAGGCCAAGCTACTAGCCcttctttgttttttcaaacttaaaattcTATAACAGTAAAAAAGTGAGATGATTTTCAAATCAACTATGGAAAACAATGTTGTTATTTCAATAACACTAGCAAAAATCCAGTGTGATTAACATATATCTAGGATACTAGATACGCGACATATATGTATCTTGTGAGATGCATCCCAGATATGCGAGCGAAATGAGAGGAAGGTGAGGGTGCgtgatatgtatatgtatcCCAGATAAATGCGAATACACTTGGATAGAGTGTATTTAGAACAAACTAACCTAATTTTAAGTACATGCATCCCGAGATACATGAATTTGaaagtactaaaattttgtAAGATTCAGAATTTTACAACATAACGTACATTTAGGTAATTAAGTCATATACTAGTGAGATTGTTGTAAGTTACCCTTAGATAAATAGTTTTGGCTCATGGGTCGACCCCAACATGACCTTCATCAAGCTTCAAGGTCAGGGGTTTATATGGCTTGGATTATAAGCCCTAGTTTCAAACAGGCTTGAAAAAATTTATCCCAACCTTACCCCAATATAGGGTTAGGTTAGGCCAGCGCAATGGGCTAAGCCCATTTTAACgtatctaataaaaaataatgggaaatatatcaaaatttcaatattttaacatttaagaggGCTCATtaacaacattttcaatatttaataaaaatgccaaaattttagtttgttatgtatcttatttatatttttatttaaataataggATTATTTAATTACAAAAGGGAGGAAATcaagggagagaatatttcagaaAAAGATAAGGatcacttaattttctcatcagttacattttcaaagaaaactcaaactttgttattttttttctccagaattttaaccttttttaaattgtattccTTCCACTATGTATTcgatttatattaattatagttttatatcgtatttttttattagtttgtatttatTTCAATAGGTATGCCAAGTTAATCTATAGTtatttaagaaacatatttgtattcatgtattttcccctgtttatttttttttctttcaaaaatcttgtatttcgtattcatttcaatatgtatttttttgtatttctatttgttctagtttttatttagaactttgtatagtaatatataaaatacaaaaaattagtatgatgaaaaagtgaatgaaatataaaattgaaaaggaataaatgaatatttcttgtaatcattcttaaataagatatataactagttgacataccttcAGAATTAATACAATTTTGGGACAAATACCAAATTTATAAACTATGCAACATAAGttttgaatgaatacaaatattaattgtatacattcgattttaaatacaaattgagaaagtaaacaaaattctgaattttttttttataaaaaaaacaaagaaactaaTAGGAAGTTGTTCttcatataaagaaaataatatatagtttgTATACATTTGGGATGGATTCAATTAggaacaaatacaagattcataaactatacaacatgagattttgaataaatacaaatattaatagcATACATACTAATTTGAATATTAGTTGAGAAAGGATACAAAATtctaagaaaaattataaatacaaaataaactaatacGAAATTGTTCTTTGTCTTCAACATACGAAATTGTTCTTGGTCTTCAACAAGTTTTTTGAAATCTTCAGGCacccaaaaaaattcatttatattttactgATAAtgtatttacataaatattgCACATTGTACATAACaagaaatttacaaatatattgaATACACATTGTTGAACAAATTGTCCTTTAACTTCAACTCAACATGCAAAAATCTAAACATGCAAAAATACTTAAATACCTCTTCATCAACAATTTGTTCTTCTCCGTCATTTTCTTGTACCCTACGAGTTACGTTTTCAATCTGAATTTGATGACGACTTTGTTCTTGTCGTCTCTCTTCCTTCATTTTAGAACCAATCTTACAATATCCGCTATTTCTTGAGTAATACATAGATTAAATGGTGGAAAATCACTAGAAATCATTTTACTAGGATGAATAGTGTCTCATAGAATCGTCCATTGAAGAGTGTTTTATAGTTCTAAACGAAAATTATCCTACTTTCACcaaataagaataatttaaacaacaataaaatcagaaaataaatctaagaaaaaagaagataacGATGAAAATACCTTAATTGGAGGAATTTGTGTGAATCCAgattttgaagataaaaaaataacatttcgGTAGAAGACAATAAGAAAATTGAGATTGAAGAGAAGAAGGAATTGAAGGTTGAATAGGAATATGAACAAGAAAATATGgagagaaaattttattttttttacttgtggGATTGGAAGAGAGAGATATGGGGAAAATTTgcagattttgatttttttttataataaaaataatttgagaaacATGAACTATGTATATACATAGgaatgtaaataaattaatcttttaagagataaaataggggtttaattagtatatatattctttttcaaaataattacatttttgacattttaactaaaatttttaCAGTAATGagttttttactaattaagttgttaattttgactagtttgctaatttttccaaaaataattatttcattctcaatttatgtgacattttcAGATTTCAAGATTTGAATAAGTCTAGCTTTTAatgttttgaattattatttattatgacttataataattattctgtagtttataaatatataaattcatttttaaaaatttgaaaatttatacgtaaaattttgattaaatttaaactatttgactatcaaaaaataaaaagtttcgcataaattgaaaaaatgtttTTGCTCTCAATCTCTCCAACAGAGTGAACTACACACTCTATAGCATTTAGAGAGTGAATAACTCCATTTTAAAATAGCCTAGAAGGTAATGTAACTCCGTGACATATGAGTATCCAATTGAAAATCTGACTATAAATTGAAAGATTTTAGAGCATTTTCTCAAAGTTATTTTGGTCGAACTTTTAGTTTTTAGCCatcataaaatatatctttaatttaaaatattttttaaggaaATGTAAGGTCTAATAGAGAGGATGTAACAGACAAAATAGAATCTTCCACCACAATTATTTAGTAAAGAAAAGGACAAGAATTCTTTAATCCAATGCAAttactatttttcttaaaagaacaaaattttcaagaatGATAAACACAAATACATATGTGTAGGGGCCTCCTCAGAATTAGGACCAGAGTGAACAAAGAGCACTTTCACTTATTAGTATGTCCAATTTGTTATGGTATTTGTAACATCATCCAAAACTTACAAATTGAAACAACAACCAAAAAATGGGCTATCTTAATCGCAAGGTTGCCATGCAGATGCAGTCAACAACGATAAATCCTTCCATCCCAATTTTAAACACCCATTTTCTTCCACCAACGTATACCCTCTCGGAAACATCCCTAATAATAAACTTGCTTGAGCAGCTGGAGTACCCGATAATGAAACGGGTAAAAACCCGATTCGTTTCAATTCATCGCCCCATCTCTCTACGGGTACTTCCCCCGTCCTCTTGGGCCCACCTACCGCTACAATATTCCTAATTTCGCTACCGAACAACTGCTGTTCCACTCTATGCCTCTCTGCACTCTCTTCACTCAATCCATCCCCCAATGCATCAAACAAGGCGGAGTAATAATGCAATGCCTCAACGAATCGGCTCAAAAAGTTTCCTCCGTGACTCAGATCTTGTTCAACCAGTGTGATCAATTTCGGCCTTAACAAAGTTAACAATCGGAAAGTACCTAAATCACTCCCTGTGATATTGTAGAGGCAATGGTGCATCCAATTGACAACGGTAGTTTCCCCAATTTTGACTCCGAGTTGATTCAGGTCTGTGATGTGTCCGATTTTGCCTTCAAAAGGTTGAAACTCGAACGGAAGTCCGAATGAGTTGGCGAATTCGGTGAGTCGACGGCCGGTGGATTCGAGTAATTCCATGGAGGATCCGACGCCGGTGATTCTGATGGAACGGAGCTTTCTCGATCGAGAGGAGAGGATTTGGAACAATCCTGGCCATTGAAGACCTTGCATGATGTCGAGATCGATGACGTGGACGTGATCTTCACCTTCTAATGCTTGGTAGATAGCTTGATTTGCAGTGTAGTGAGAGAATTTGATGAGCGGACTTATTGTGTTGTAAGATTGCAGAGCGGTGAAGAGTTTTTGGGAATGCGTGAGAGTTAGGGATTTGAGGTTAAGCGGAGAATAAAATCGGAGATGAGAACTGATAATTCTGGCCGATAGAGATTCAGCGAAGTAAGCAGCGACTCGCTCAGCTGATGAGCCGAACGGCGAAGAAAGCTCAGCGATTTCCGGCAATAAATCAGCAGCTTCATCGAGATTCTCCATGGCAACAAACTCAGCGCATTGAAGGAGCAAGCCGAGAAGGCGAAGACCTATGGAATCGGCGTCAACGAGAAGTAACTCCTcaccttcttcttcctcttcctctcccCTTTCATTTCGGGGCCGTTTAGTAAGAAGTTGAGGTTCATCTGAGACCGGAGTAAACTCAGAAATTGAGCGCTTAGAAGACATGGAAGATGAATACGAAGATGTATGATTAATTGGAATTGCAGATACGAAAAGCATgatcattcatcacatcacatGGCAAAGAATgtagaataaaaaaatgagtGGTGAGGATAATTGAAAGGGGGATTTGTGAAAAAAAAGGGTGATGACTTTTTGGAATTATTCATCTTTTGTAGGACACATTGAAGTgaggtttttgtatttttgtgttTGAATTTTTCCTCAATCATAAAAATACTATACTCCTATTAATAATACTAGTACTACCATTATTATAATCCCTCATTCATCgttataaatatattcacatCTCTTCCAAGGGAAAAAACATAGTTTCCTTGGAAATAAATGTTCTCCCTCTTGATTATTAGgtgttttaaataaatttacttttttttttgggttaattTTAGAGTAATATTTAACCTTAATATAGGAAattcaagaaacaaaaaaatgttaGCGAATCGGTTTATATTTACTCAAAAACATAGAAGAATTCATAATAGAATTTCGAGTGAAgcaattttatcaaatttaaaggAGGCATCACATATTTGAAAACTAGTTGTACAATCAGTCAATttcaaacaacttttttttttcatcaactatttgaaatttatgatgaCGAATGCTTTAGGTTAtcaaatttatatcaatttataCTGAATTGTCCccaaataacattttttaaacaaatcaGAGCTAATTCAAATTGCTCAATTGTAAAAGATCTGCTACCGAATGAATAAAATAGTGAATTAGAGATGGACTGAGTAACTTAAGTTTGAACCGTGCTAAGCTACttctaaattcatttttttattttatgttaagggatttatgtttttgatatataaaaaacaattttagtttattttctaatatatttttctcataaaGGAATTCAATTGAATTATGACCTTTAGGATCATATAACTCTGCcacaatgtggacaagtcatgAACCCCACATGATGAATAATAATCTcctgtattttttattttttgaattatgaatttacAAACATATTAAGAAAACATTAATTTAGATAGTGAATTCATCTTACCCATATTAATAGATAAAATCTCAAATATATTATCCACTacacttttcaaaaatattaagtcTATGTAAACaagtaaaattatctttttatttttttaaaaaaaaagatactaaattagaaaatatttaataaataaatcgTAAGAATGAAGTGTAAAGTTGCTGAAAATTTTGTAAAGAAATGCTTGTAGTAGCTTGTCACGTCTGTTTCGATACTCCATTTTGCAAACAAATATAATACAGTAGTTATCATGTTACTCCAAGTAGCTTCAATGCCCCACGTTGCTTTGTCACTATTATTTTACCCAAAGGGAAAAAGTATGGCAAGCTTGATCTAGTACAATATCTTGGGATTCTCGAAGATTTGTTTGGGAAAATATTGGGGAATCCAGAGAGTATCTTGgatagacaaaaaataaataatttatgaattaaagATATTAGCATATATTAGTGATATATATTAGCACATAAAACAAAAGTtacataaaattacaaaaaataagtttaggggtaataggatcttagtttagttaagataTGTCTATGAAATTTTAGTCATAGTCTAGGGGTACTTGtgaattttccctttttattaggATGTTGTAGTTGAAAAGATTGATAGATGataaatgatatatttgatataattttgtatCAAGTATCACAACTAATTAAGGTTAtgtatcaaaattaatatttgaacaCGATACATTGTGTATGATAGAATTGCAATGTATCATAACGTTGAAATGAAGGCAATATACAttagtttaagaaataaaatcaactaGATACATTTTTAAATCTGAACCTATATGTATCGGAAAAGATGAACACccaaaaaattgaacaaaaagtCAACAATCTAATCAATGGAACGCAACAAAGATGTATCCTTCTCGAACTAATTGGGTAAGACCAATACTAAAAGATCAAATCAATGGAATGAAGTGTATCAGAATCACAATTAGAAATTTCTGAAACAATTCCAAATGAGTTCCAAGATGAACTATCTGCATTTGCAACGACTTCTGCCCCTCTTCCAGTAAAGAGACCGAAAGTTATGTCATAAGATTGATGATcaataaacatatgaaaaaggACAATAAAAGCTTCTTTGGCATTACGTTAACAATCACAATTACTTGCTCAGCTCCTTGTTATATATGTGTTTCGGAGATCCTTTTGTCTATGCTTAATCAATCACAACTAATTGTTTTTCAGTTTTTAGATGAAAAAACTAGATTTTGTAAAGAGAAACTTAAATTTGAAGTGATGAATGAAATCTActtgttaaatatttaaaactattaatgggaaagagaaaatatttgaaattcaaaaatgaattaatgttgGTAACTGTAGAGACTTGGcttgaaaaaggaaagaaaataatgGGTATGAGATTTCAAATCAATGTATCCGGAAAAGGGAATGATGGGAACAAAAAAggaatttttgatatttttttaaatggtaggaaaaatgagaaaatatgataataaatgGTGTACAGTTAGGTGAGTTTTCCTAAAACATTTATCGTAAATAGAGCTATCAAAAAGTGTGGGTCCAAGCCCCGCAGGCCAAGAAAACTTAAGAGCTAGGGCGTTGCGGCCCTTCATCTGGAAGGACTTGTAAATGTTCAGCCCAACCAAACACTAGAAGGGTCGAGGGTTAGGGTGGgctaatattttttcaaacttaTAATTCTATAACATCTTAAAAAGAGaagattttcaaatcaaatattaCAAATAATGGTGTTGTTTAAATAACACTAGCAAAAAATCTAGTGTGATTAAAATGTATCTTGCATACTAGATGTGTGAGCGATATAAGACAGTGACAAGTAAGATTGGAGGGAGGCAAGGGTGCAAGATCTGTCTATGTATCCTAGATACATGCAAATATATTTAGATAAAGtgtatctagaacaaattaACCTAATTTTGAGTCCAAATATTCTGAAATACATGTATGAATTATAATCTGGAGATACATATGGAAAACATTCACAACCGAATAGCTTGAGAAAATTATAATCTGGAAGAGTTTGAAAAAGTTTCTCAAATAGAGAAATTCCATGTAAGAATGGTGATGCTAACCTATTGATGGTGTAAACTATATAAAAGGCGGCGTCAACCCAAAACTTGGATGGTATTGTGACATCTGAGAGAATCGTATGCACCATCTCAAGGATATGTCGATGCTTCCTTTTTGCAACCCCATTTTGTTGGGGAGTGTCAGGACATGACTTACAAAATATTATACCGCAGTTAGAAAAGTGTGAGACCATAACCTTGTTGTCGAACTCTCCACCCCCATCACTTTGAAAGCATTTGATTTTAGTGTTGAATGTACTTTCCACTAGTTTTTGAAggcataaaaatacataaaaacttCAGATTTATGTTTCATGGGATAAAGCCAAGTAAACctgaaaaaatcatcaataaaaataacatagtaTTGATATCCTAAATTAGATAAAACAGGTGACTGCCAAACATCTAAATGAACAATCTCTAAGGGAAAAGAGCTACAATGTTCAACTAATGGCAAACGATGAGCTTTTCCTAAGCGACAAGAAACACAATTATTCTGAAAGAGATTGACCAAATGAATGGAATTATTTTCTCTAAGACTCGAATTCCATAGTGACCCAAACGACAATGTCATACGTCTCTTGATTGTCGTAGAGCAACTAAAGCTTGAGAAGGAGAACACGCTGACTTGGAGGAAAGAGAGTATACATCGCCATTACCGAATTTCTGAGTGAGTGTTTGACCCGAGGCTTTGTCCAAAATAGAAATAGAAGACGAGTCAAAATTAACAACACAATTATTATCCTCACATAACTTTCTAACTGAAATTAAGTTATGTTGTAATTGAGGAACTTGAAAGACAGAACGTAAATGAAGGGGACAAGAGATAGAAGGAAATTGAACATATGCAGTATGActaatattgattaattttccATACCCAACCAAAACACTATTATAGCTGGTATATGGAGTTCtatgcaaaaaattaccttAAGATGAGGTCATGTAAGCAGATGTTGCAGGGTCAAGGTACCAAAGTAGCATAATTCGTTTCACCAACAGACATGGTTGCCAAAAACTTAGGAAGATCATTAGCAACAAAAGAATGATTAAACCTATTAGTGCATTGTAGAGCAGTATGACCAAGAGATccacaaatttgaaaaattttagTTGATGGATGAGAACCAAGTACACTCGTGGATGGTGAATTAGTACCTACAGAATATGAATTATAGGAGACAGGGTAAGTACCACCATTACCTAATTGTAGCTATCCAATTGCACTAATATGTGTATTATGGTTGCTAGAGTTGATTTGTGGTTGCTGCACGCGACCACCAAAGCCACGACCTTTGCCGCCACGGCCACGACTTCTGGAAGAAGATCGACCTCGGCCACGACCAAAACCAAATTCAGAGCAAAAATCTTGAATAGGTGTAGAAACAGAATGTGCAGCAAATGCTTGATGCGTAATTGGCGAGGCAAGTTCCTTGAAACGCTGCAACCTTTGCTCATGAAGTTTAAGTTTTGTGCAAAGATCTTCAAGCTATATGTGACCATGAAAATATGTAATGATGCCAACCAAAGTGTCATAATGTTTTCCAAGGTCGAGTAAAACGTAATCAATGAAA
Proteins encoded in this window:
- the LOC101256307 gene encoding scarecrow-like protein 23, with product MIMLFVSAIPINHTSSYSSSMSSKRSISEFTPVSDEPQLLTKRPRNERGEEEEEEGEELLLVDADSIGLRLLGLLLQCAEFVAMENLDEAADLLPEIAELSSPFGSSAERVAAYFAESLSARIISSHLRFYSPLNLKSLTLTHSQKLFTALQSYNTISPLIKFSHYTANQAIYQALEGEDHVHVIDLDIMQGLQWPGLFQILSSRSRKLRSIRITGVGSSMELLESTGRRLTEFANSFGLPFEFQPFEGKIGHITDLNQLGVKIGETTVVNWMHHCLYNITGSDLGTFRLLTLLRPKLITLVEQDLSHGGNFLSRFVEALHYYSALFDALGDGLSEESAERHRVEQQLFGSEIRNIVAVGGPKRTGEVPVERWGDELKRIGFLPVSLSGTPAAQASLLLGMFPRGYTLVEENGCLKLGWKDLSLLTASAWQPCD